CAGTGGGCTCAGGGAAGAAAGAACATTAATTGGGTACAAAGATCCTGTGCACTGTCGCACCAAAAATAAGTTTTTCAGTTAAGTAGCCCTGACAGGTCCACAGTAATTAATGCTCGCTTGAATTCCACCTTCTGTAGATGGTGAGATGCAATAATATCTTTTAATTATAAAAATGAAAAAGTGCCTTTCAAAAAGTAGTTCCAAAGTGGTTAAAAAATAGCTCCAAATGTTCCATTTATATTTTATTTGCAACTCTCAAATGACAGTGATTTAACTAATTGGTGCTGTAAAGATAACGATTTTCCCACTTCTTGACTCGACTAAAGGATGTTTTCCATTTGTGTGGAGTTACTCCTTCAATGCCATTTTCAATCAGCATCTTTAAATAAATACATTTGTAGTCATGTATTTTTGGAAATGATGTGACAGTAAAATCTTTCCTATTGTTGATTATAGTCCATTTGAGTGAAGACCATGCCGATTCTAAAGGACTAAGGTGAGGGTAACTGGGAGGAAAGTACAAAAGCTCATGGCTGTAATATCTAGCAACATTAGGACAGCAATACATATTAGACGTTTGGGTGGTTGATGAAGATTGTAATAGGGCATTCTGGATGTCCTCTGGTTTCTGTGGTGGCATCTCTGATGGGTCATCAGCAGGATTTTGTTGCTTGAAGCCTGAAGAAGAAACCCAGTCTTTAGGTTTGATCACCACTGCGCATTTTCCgtaggacttcctgagcacctgacATAATTCTTTGAAAACCTCTTCTTTAGCACCTACAGCTTTTGGAGATGTCCACAGTTCTTGTGACTGGAAGAAGGCCCTGTATTGCCATGGAACCCATCCTCTGACTCCCCCAGCATGCATCAATGTCAATCCTTCTAATGGGGATTTGGATTTGGCTACACTGTGGGAAATGTCACCTGTTATCAGATTTTCAGAAAGATGAGTTTCACCCAAATAAACAGTGTAAAGTCCAGCATTCTGAAAATTCCTCAATGTCTTCAAGTATTGCAAGCATTGGTGGCTTCTTGAATTACTAATTTCATTTGAGTACTTAGATCTTAGAAGTAATTTGATGAAAATTTGCATGTTGTTCCATGCGGGATCGTTCACCTGACTTTGCTAATTGGAAAAGAAAGCTACCCGAACACAACAGCAGGCGGGGTTCATTATAAATAACCTTACTGTAGACAGGAGGGATCGCTCATGACAACATAATGCATGGGTTGACATTTGCATGACATCGCAATGGATGATAGTGACTGTACATGACCTTGCAATGGGAGCAATAAATAAAAAGATCTGTTACACATTCAGAGGTTGTTTGGTCCACCCCTTGGATACCCATTGCCTGGTGTCTGGGACAAATCACTCGCCCATCGTCTCATCAGAGATGTGCACTGTAAAGAAAGTAAGGAAAGTAGGAAAATGAgaggaaataaataaataattggattcCATAGTAACTCTACAGTAGCCGGGTTGGTCTTTGTTATGTTCTTCTTTATTCGACGTAAACACACCAATTGCAAGTcggcggcagggtggggggggatttATTAAGACTTGCCGGCTACCTGTTTGTCAGATGAAAAATACTGAATGACAGTTGAAAGTCTGTTGGGGACCAGTTTTTCTGCCTCAAATAAACTTCCAAGCAGCCTTTAAATGGACGTTCAAAGCAACCACCCAAAACGGGCTGGGCGTTGTTTAGATATGCAAACTGTTCTACGTCTGTTATTGGTCTTCACAGTTTTCaaagataaatgagcagaacatgcaCTAGCATATTCGTCTCATTGTCCCAGCATTTAGCAGTGTAATGGTGGTTCAACAGTCCCAAAAATGCTTCCTTAACCCGGAACAGGATTGCCCGAGCCTTCTCCAAAAAGTAATTTTCCCAGGGCCATAAAGGACAGGAGTGCAATTCCGATCTGAACAAAATTCTTCTAACCTACAGCACACTTACTGTTCTATTCCTCGAAGTACTCAGCTTCCCCTTGTGTTATTACTTCAGATGACCTCACAAGGTTTTTTAAACTTTGGGCAGATTTTGTGGTCAGCAGTGAATCAAGGGTGCTCCCCATTGATCTGTGACAAATATCTTATTCAGGGTTTATGTTAATATTTTAGACATAGGACACGATTCAACCACCGCGTTGTACCCAGCGCGGATCTGGGCGCACTGGGTAAatagtggaggggggggagagatcccTCAGGGGATTGGGGTTGGTAGGGGTGCTGAAGCATTCCAGATTGGGGGTTGCCCccgggctggggagggtgggggggctttgtgtctgtgaggccttcaagccatctgttTTCGAGACCCATAACGGGCAAGCCTGCAGCCTGTctggtcccccccccaaccccctccaaacACTTACAAGACAGAGCCTTGCTGGACTTCCGGTGGCCATGGAGTCAGTGGTCAAACATTTGGTGGCTCCTACTCGTGGCATTTTTTTTCGGACCTTTTTCCCGGCTTACAAGTGGATGTGAGGAGGCAAAAAGGTGCAGGAGAATGAGAGGAAAATATTTACCCTCTGGTGTATGAGGCTGAGGGCCAGGATCGGTTGAAAGAGAGGGGACCAGACGTTTAGAGCCTGTGatgcacgtggagatggcggaggggcagggagcgaccctgccggctcagtggtcaatggagcagctggtgagattcttgaatgagaagttcacccagcaacggaaGGAGAGTTTGGAGGATCTGGCCAGGGTATGGATTCGATCAAGGTGGTGGTCGACCACGTGGAAACGAGGCTggcggcccagggtcaggcgatccagtagatggaggaggtggtgcgggagcacaaggagcagttcgcctcgatggcaacggagatggggctgatgcgtgATCAGCAGAAGCGACTCCAGGAGAAGGTCGAGGCCCTAGAGAACCGGTTATGCAAGCAGAATATTAGGATCGTTggcctgccggaggggagtgaaggagctgaTACTGGCGTatatgtggggaggatgctggagaagctgcttggagagGATATGTTTGCACAGCCGTTGGAGGTAGATTGAGCGCAAAGGGCACTGGTGATGAAGTCCCAGGGTAgagagccgccgagggctatggtggtgcagctacaccggttcctggacaaggagcagattatgaggtgggccaggcagacgagatgctgcacctgggagggcagtgaaattcGCATGTACCAGGACCTGAatgcagagttggccaagaggagggcgagttttaacaaggtcaaggcaggcctctacaagaagggggttcGGTTCGGACTGTTATATCCGGCACGTCTGTGGGTGACCTACGAAGGCCTGGAATTGTACTTTGGATTGGCGGAGGAGGCTGTCGAATTTGACAGAGACAATGGattggcaggagaaggtggaccttGAACTTGTTGTGGAGATGTTATTAAGATGTTGCTGTCAAATTATGTTCGAGGCCAAAAATCTTTTTCTTTGTCGGCTTCaggtttgttttttgttctttgttaggggatggggagctggtttctttgtttgggtttggggaggggaatgTTTTTGGtgtttgcactaatgttcgagCGGGAGGGGAATCAGCTAGGCGTCATGTGTGGGAACCGCCagactagctgggtgggctagttcacagaagcgcaATGGGGGGTGAGTGGAAGGTCAGTGGGGGGCTGGGGCAGGGGCTTTTGCTGGGGGGCATTGGGGGGAAGGTACTGCTGACTGAGATAGGGCTTGTAAAATGTAAGTGGAGGAGGATCAATGACGGTGGGCACCCAAGGGTGGACCTGGGGAGATGCGGGGCATGGGCTGGGGGCTGACCCAAgaggggctatggttgatcggcGGGGGGTGGGCAAGGTGCCCCCCGAcctggctggtcacgtggaacgtgcaaAGATTGAATGGGCCACttgagagggcccgtgtgttcgcacattgTTATAAccggcctacttaccattggctggggactaatgacaatcccacaatcctgtgggagtatgagcttccccaatgaggggggcggagaaaccattagtaaactcctagtataaataaagctggccagtttaggaaccagcaggaaggagtgtgcagcaagggaagttgctgctgctgttatatatatatgttattgtaaataaatgttattactttgtatccttaaaactcgtgctggattcttcgtggcccgcaCAAaattggcgacgaaggttaaagtgaatagctgtctacactgctgaagccacctccctggatttttgttggatacaggttggaagttgttttctattataccatgcctcggaggtttggatgtttttgatgctgcgctggaaagctggaaccagtacacacaacggatgcgttactatttccgggcaaacaatat
This portion of the Scyliorhinus torazame isolate Kashiwa2021f chromosome 5, sScyTor2.1, whole genome shotgun sequence genome encodes:
- the LOC140422785 gene encoding uncharacterized protein C21orf140 homolog; amino-acid sequence: MQIFIKLLLRSKYSNEISNSRSHQCLQYLKTLRNFQNAGLYTVYLGETHLSENLITGDISHSVAKSKSPLEGLTLMHAGGVRGWVPWQYRAFFQSQELWTSPKAVGAKEEVFKELCQVLRKSYGKCAVVIKPKDWVSSSGFKQQNPADDPSEMPPQKPEDIQNALLQSSSTTQTSNMYCCPNVARYYSHELLYFPPSYPHLSPLESAWSSLKWTIINNRKDFTVTSFPKIHDYKCIYLKMLIENGIEGVTPHKWKTSFSRVKKWENRYLYSTN